DNA from Plasmodium yoelii strain 17X genome assembly, chromosome: 13:
tttaattgtctATATAAGCCAAATTActtatattaatatgcagtttaattattatttttaatacttaTATTGAATTTTAAAGTCAGATTCAAAGAATCTGAAcccaaaaaaaaactattaactatatttattattctaaAGAATCgtcttttcttttataaacataaaaaataaacaacaaaaataaaattataaatggtACAGGATCGGCCTTCATAagattatacatatttaataatggATATTTTTCCCTATAAAtggaatttataaaatgcttagtctgttttttttgagtagatgaatttataattattttcacttttttctttctattatttgagtttataaattttttatcctGTTTTTTTGGAGTAGATGAATTGGTAAGCTTTTTATCCTGTTTGTTTTGACtagataaatttataattattttcatttgttttttttgatcAGTCGGGTTTATAACTTCTTCTGTTGTTTCATTTGTatcaaacatatttatagcctttttcatgtttttttttttcttcgaTTTCTTTCTCCATCCAAATGGCAAATACTaacataaaattatgaaaaatatataatattttatagtgaggaagtattttaaaaattgtatacttcacaattttctttttatttacctTGTACATAATAGCTAAAGCAATGGATATTAAAAGAATTATAATTGAAAATCCCATTTTCTTGTATACGATGAGGGGATTATCACCTATTTCTGTTGTTCCATTTCCTGATACTTTGATTCCAGGATCTTGAGGTGATGGTAGGTCAttagatgatgatgatgatccATCTCTTAGGGCTTGTGTTTTAGGTTTACCATTATATGATGTATAAGTTTctactatattattaaaatactCACTCATATAATTCATAGTTTTACCGTAAAATTTTGTTAGAGGTGGCAACGCCTTTTTATATAAGTTATTGCCAATACTAGTAAacgtaataataaaatttgaacTATACGTTTCAAatgcatttttaataatatctaTATATCCCAAGGTATCTTTCCCTTTATCTAAATCTTTTTTTTCCTCCACTTTTTCTATGGATTTCACATCTATAACTTTCCATGAGGTGTTAGTTTCATTACGTATTTTCttacaataatttatatctACCTCTTTAATTTCTGGACAAATTTTTTGGATCCTATTATCTTGTTTAAATTTCTGATAAGCACTTTTTAAAGTCAACAACAATTCACAATAATACTCATCTTCaaaaaactttttttttctatcaaTAAGTTGATCGTATTGCTTTTCCCaattattaacaaattttaaaaaatcggGACAATTTGAAGAATTGTGGCAATTTGAAGAATCATTggaataattaataattgcATTACACAGCTCATTAAGTAACCCATAAAGTATACGCATTTCaccaatttttatattcattattttttggcTTTTATTGATTCTACtaagatattttttataatgttcattatttttcataaacgTGACATAAAATTCTGACACAGCTCCGTAGGTCCCGTGTGTAAGtagtttcattttattacttAACCATAGCATAATATACATGATATATtcgttatttttatcatcattttctatatattgaTCTTCGGCGaacaaataattaaataaaaatacagtAGCACCGCTAACTGCTTGATTGCCAGTTCTACATTTTCCACTTTTTGTTTCCTTGTCAATAGGGCAATAATACTCgtataatttaaattcgACATTATTGTTCTCGAAAGAAAAATTATCAGGTAAAAAATCctcaaattttttaaatgctttacactaagaaaatattataaaaattaatgaaatattatgaaGTTTAAGTTAATTTATAAACatgaaaaacaataaaatataattcattttattaaaaaatgtgtatacCACATTGAGGGTCATTATGctggattttatttttaatctgTAAAAAATTTCTCATAATATTATTGTGTACATAAGGAATGtattgtaataaaatatgatatatgaTTAATGGttttatatgcaattaatatatatatttaaagaagTTCTATTAGTTTAATACTAAATTAGCATGCAATCATATTAGTATTAAAAaggtatttaatttttatttatgacaATCACTAAATTTCCTTAAGAGGTTATttgtttaacatttttatcatctatatataatacattttatacgTAATAcaacttttttaaataatatcttAAATAACTATATTGCACAAGTTCATGGAatgtcataaaaaaatagattaaatttgtttcatataataatatatttatattatagatTTGcacatgaaaataaatatatattcgctacttttttaataaagaaGTTTCAAAACTTATGTtactataatatataaagaattagaagtatattattactataactgttaaaaatttattttattttattatttgaatgtcaaatatttatatatgatattCTATATTGGatgttacattttttaatatcatatctaataatataaaacaaattacTTATTTAAATACAATATTTATAGAATAGATTAATACTACtacttttctaaatatattatatgtagttcgtatttataatatataataactttatttataCTAAAATGtgctttattaaataattttagatGTATCTTTTTAAAACttggataatataaaactaattttaatttataaaagaatctatatgaaatttttttaatgtattttacttaaattttataggtttataattttagcaTTTTCTTTTTACTTAGTGGTGATAATAAACTTTTAGAAACAATATAACTGATTTTCCCATGATAGTGCACATTTCTACTTATAATctaaacatattatatagtacatattttataataaaaaaattaattcaatatagaaaaaccatatttttaagaaaactatagaatcattaataaaattaatattattttttttgatgttgttaattctaatattatcgcATTAAACAAATACTTAATTAAAGGCTATAATATTCATTTGATATTTTgtgcatacaattttaatcttatctcccgtataataatatatatgactACTGTATATCCATGTGATAgaattaaataaacataatacattaatctaatattagtATTGTTGTTACTAATGATATATCACTGTTTACTACAATGAAATAATTAATGCACTCAAGAGGAATAATTTAAAccaattaataattttcattgtttcagtgttttaaaatataacattttaaaaaatgtattatctcgtaaaaacattatatttaaaatatatatttataagtttctgtatatataataatctaatataaatattattagttcaaaaaaaataattactatctattttttcgatatattttatattaatatttaattatatgaatttttcacaatataacaatatttcaatattagttattgtaaaatattttattattttatatgtatgtcatataataacaacgatattctatctatcatattatttataattattagaacaaaatatgatattaactattttaaatgtaatatattttatacatttcaTAATTCATATATCCTTAAAACTATGGAGTTTAAAATGTAATGGCGACTAATATAATagtatacctttatagtaaataaattaatgggTAGAAAACTAtttctataatttaaatttaaaactttagcataaaatgaaactatatataataaaaaattaagataatatacatatatctatatttatttttttattaatatgcatatttttattgattattaaaaatgttagatgcataaaatccCTTTTGtagataacgttgtattgtcgattctcgatcgacattttatgaatatatattactacAGTTCGGTTGTTAAAACACAATTTAAatctaaataaatatgacacaaataataagttttactaaataaatattttcacaaaatatagaaatgcattatatattatgatgtCCACAATTCAATATAACTCTTGATTAACAAGTCTTATATAATAagcaattatgatataggataatatgaattcatatatattcaatatctatattaatatatacaatataaatattttactttaCCCATATTATATCTCTAtaaacactcaattatatatgttataactcatgaaaaaaatgttacaCAACCTCTTTCACATTAATGACTATGCTCCTTTGGGTGGTGCATATTGGGGCATATTTTGATATTAAACATACAagtatagtatatatatttaatcaccATTTATAGATAAATAAATGATCACATTATAAACagattaataaaaatataacccTAACCCAAAGCATAAATTTCATAGAACAAAACTATAACTTATAATACAGAACCCTGACCCAAAATATGAGTTCTCCAAAATGCAACTCTAAACCTCAGCATagcttataattttattaataagtgCGTTTAAATTATTCCATTCAAATTCATTCTTCCATAACTCCATTTATCATTCGGTTCAGGTGTTACTGAGGAaggaaataatttattatgatTTCCTTCCAATTCCATTCCATCTCCCCCAGTTTCTTATATTATgcattgttaatatttaaatcaaCGTTTTCTTTTAGGATCAAATCGATACTTTGGAATAATCTTTCTACATCTATTTCAATATTCAACCGATTGACCCATAAACCATTAACacaaaattaacaataaaatacaaaaatgcATAATATAGTTCAACACATTTACCATTGAGTTGTATTAACACAAATCCAATTCttataatttatcaaaatatatttctttattgcTCCTTTTCATCCTCATTTTTTCTTACATATTTAgacttaatataaatattaaaaactaCAGCTTAttctatacatatttttaataacttttttactatatatatatttaaaacaaacctttaaactaataaatattatcaaattataaaaaattaagtaaAATACAATACTTAATCCCAATATGggtcccacaacataaaaactatataaaaattatgcaaaaactGTACAAacatataacattatatttaactggttatattatttaattattcttATAAACCACAAAATTATGGTCAAAATTACTTATTTCAAAATAGACaaattcttaaaatatatcaaccattattactattcatGGAATAATCACtgctcttcgaatcatatatcaATGGTCCATtccttcttcattttttttagttttttccTTAAATATTGCTTTTTAAATCGATTCCGAAATCCagataacgaatactaatataaaatgttaagaaacgtATGATTTGTTTATTACtgtttctatatatataatgaaattttttttttaatttcttattattaccttataataaattcctataaaaactattattataccaaaaatcaataaaagtatataaaaattgttttctATCAAGAAAATTAATGATGAAAATCCATATATTGGCATATAAATCTTTGTTTTTATCGATGGCAAGGATGAactattgttatttttcttttttaaattatcataatcatttgataaagtatataaaatatataatattttacgaTATAAaccatttttagtaatattagAATCACTGATAACTCCTTCATAGTTTTTAACAAACCCATTTGCAGCTTTCTCACATTGATCGCAATTTGGGACGTGTCCAGCATCGGTAACATGCATATTACATAATGATGttaatgcatcatataatttagatataatgcTCTTATccatacttaaaaaataatcatttctatctataagatccttataatttttataagcaGTAACACCTTCTATACCCTTTTTATAGCTCTCGTCactgtttatatatttattataaaattcatttataCTTTTTTCTCCATTTATGGTTTTGTTTAAcgtataacttaaccatatcataatgtattcaacaatattgatgtTACTTTTTGCATTagatttaaaattatcagaATCCTTAAAGAATTCatcaaacaaaaataaacatccagcattaatttttCCGAGATTACTATTACAACTATCATTAGTACAATACTTATCGAAATTTTTTCCACTATTAAAATAATGGCTTCCTCCTGTGTCCAAATGATCGGAAATCGAGGTCCTTACAGTATAGAGCAATTGACACTaagaaaaaatttaaaaacattattataaatgtgcattattgaaaattttattaaagtttaatgatatttatatataatacaatatcaaaaaatgtaaaggaaaacattattaaaaaatccaTATACCATATACCTATCCATTGtgatgaaattttatttttgatttataaATTGAGTAAAAGCATgatgttttatatacactgcATCAAATATGTGACataaatactttaaccctatatataacaactgtctgtagttaaatatattaaaagtttttcagtaattaatataaaataatattattactaaagaaaTGATGCATTCCTGgtttatgataattagctAATTCACCTTAAATACAGGgttgtttaatacattttttataatatgtatataaatttatacataaaattattattcttaatacCTTTCGGTATAATTCTATCACAAACTTATAGTAGCATTGTAATgagtttaaaatatattttcttatacatatgccttaataaagaaaataaacaatatcatattttttgttttaataaatggcATCCAAAAACTAATATACTGCACAAATCGGAATAAttgagaaatatattattgctataatccttaaaagcatataaatattatttaataagattgattaaatttttatatacttgtttcttataaaatataatatattttctcaaaaattatagtattttcaaattaatttatGTTACTtctctatgcaaattatataaattgatattatttttaataaatatagataaattaaaaaaaaattttaatgcattaaataattttttttattcgtaTATACTTCAACTTATATGTATACCTTATTGggaaatttatattttattttacgcataatttccattctttaaaacaattagcACTTAACCCATACTTAGTATGCTATTTATAATCTTAAATACGTCTTTGAAAGCATAtcgtttttaaaataatgctgagtaaatatataacacataaataactattgatggaattttaaagtataataaaaaaatatttgtaaataGGTTATTATGTTgccctttaagaggagaaagataagatatattttctcttttaatatataaatttatgtaaatattcgctaaattttatgaattgtccatttttatcttatatattctactACTATAGTTATCAGTGTATACGCATTCAaataaattgttaaaaattctatattttattaattatatggtaaaataatgataatataaaacgcgttaatatggaatttaacatgaattgagtctttagcattttctttatttatccagttttttataatataaaaccacatatcCCAAATTGGACCTTTaacaaatgtataaaaatgatacctttataatgtattatgtgtctttttgataaaattaatatttaattgtatAAAGTTCCCGCAATAAAACAacatttcaatattaattattggtattttattagattatatgtatagtcatataataataacacatTTTATCTATcacatttataattattagaactataacattaaattttattaatatacttatgctttttcaaataactacttataatatattcccaatttatatatacctcaaaatataaagtttaaaaattaatagtgattaatctattattataccttatgataaataaattatggcATATAAATCaatttctattaatacaaatgtaaaatacaAAAGAATAGTagctacaattaaaacttaaaaaatattagaagcataataatatCTATAAACAACGTTATATTGTCGATATATATCAACCTATACTTTATCactatctattatatatccCCTCCTTAATTAACAATAACAATATGCCCATATAATGCACAACTATTCAAAATCATCTTATAATTCCTACCCATCCTCAcatataatgttattattacaaCATATATTCccgtaatataatttaaatcaaaataacttttactaaataaaatctttcatcaaacaaacaaatccattgtatattataatctccataattcaatatagccctgattaacaagttttatataatagacaattatCATATACCATAATATCAccattttatgatatatataattcaatataaccctAAACCATGGAACATTGGAAACCCTTTATCAACATTTACAAACCccaaatattatcaaattataaaaagttactcaaaattaaatgcaatataacaCTTAACCCAAATATGGGTTCTATAAACACAAACTCAACCCcgacccacaacataaaaactatataaaaattgtgcaaaaattacttcctaatagacagtttcctaaaatatataaatcattattattgttcCTAAATTGTCactctcttcgaatcatatattaatggttcattctcttctttatattttttagcttttctcttaaatgttgtttttgagatcgtttccgtAATATAAATAACGAACACTAAtgtaaaatgttaagaagtgtacgatttttttgttaacgtttgcatatatttaatgaaaataatttttaaattcttattatttaccttataaaaaattcccAAAAAGATTGTCATTGCACTGAATATTGATAAAGCtagaattaatttttttactatcGACAAGCTTGATGATGTAACACCAGAATTTTGTACAGAATCATGTTCAGAATGATCTTCATAACTTTGTACGtgattttgttttatttttatcgttGGAATCGATGGAATACCCATACAACTATTATCATCATAGTCCTTTTTAAAACTATCataatcagttgataaaGTAGACCATATTTGACTATATGAACTGTTTCTAGTAGCACTAGAATTTTCATTAAGTTTTTTAAATTTGCCAACAATGTCATTTGCATATCCCAAATATTTCGAGCATTCTAGagttttttcattaaattcaTCATGCattttacataataatttaaatgcttcaaaaaatttagatatatcttCAAAATGAATGTTCAAcaaatccatatttttaactATGATTtccttaaaattattatatcccgtttttttttttaatttattactaCAATCATCATCACCATTTGTACAATTAGTATaattctcatttttttctatattagtataaaaatcatttagGTTGGTTCCTTCATCTTTCTTTAGGTTTAACTTATAatttaaccatatcataatgtatataataaacgaTTCAACCTGGTCATTACTTAAATCATCAATCCCTTTAGCAATATTTTCATTGAGTAACCATAAGCATAcagcatttattttatcgagTTCAGTCTTACATTCTGTTTCCCCTGATTCTTCATCACGGCAGTATCTAGCAACATTCGttatattatcaaaattacTTCCATCACCAATCTTTGATTCATCAGGATAATGTTGAATTACtacattaaatttttcacactaagaaagaatttataaaagtataataaaaatatatgttaatgaaattcttataacataaaatttaatgaattttatagataatatgacatcgaaaaatataaggaaaagcaaattttattaaaaaatgcagatACCATGTCATTATCcattgtaattttattttgtttgtaatatgtaaattatgtagcataatattgttttatatattttacgcttaataaatgacaaaataattgaagtctaatataaaatcgtttgtttttaaataaattcctatcatttttaatattaatttaaaggTAATTTGGAACAATATAATAGTTTTATGGAACTTAAATTCCCACAAATTAGGGTtgtttaatacattatttaccatatgtatataaatacaattttaCATAAATTGTTGTTCTTAATAACCCTCATATGggcattattataaaaattaaagcaaCTTTGTaacgaattaaaaatatatcatcttATACAcatgctttaatatataaaataaacaacatcatatcttttgttttaataaatggtgtctcaaaatgaatatactgaacaaatcgaaacaattaagaaatccattattactataatgtttaaaagtatataaatagtcattttttaaaatatattaaatatttacatgattgtttcttataatatatagtatatttttttctaaaattatagtattttcaaattatgtTGCATgttccattttctatgcaaattacataaattcatattatttttatttaatatagattaATTCATAATCTATTTTAAtgcgttaaataactttatttttattcctacatatCCCAATTTAGAAGTATTATCTGTTGactaattttataatatattttcccaccttttccattctttaaaacaacaattagcactgaacccgtatttataagcttaaataagtctttgaatctatattatttttaaaataatacatagtaaatgttaaacatttattatacatttctattaatattaaatatataacatataaatacctactgatgaaattttaaagtataatagaaaactatgtgtaTTAGATTCTTATATTcccctttaagaggagagagataagatatattttctcttttaatatatatatttagataaatattcgttAAATGTTCTGCACTGTTCAttattatcttatatattttattgttattgttATCAATGGatatacattaaaataattCGTTAATTTtcctatattttattaattatatggtaAAATAATGCTATTTAAGATTACAAAATGATGATTCAttaaacaatgataatataatatgtgtTATTAAAATGGCATTTGAGATTAATTAGTCTTTAACATTTTCTCCATTGcccatatttttaaaatataaaactacaaatcccaaattggatctttaacaaaatatataacattgatacgtttataatgtattattgtgtgtcttttcgataaaattaatatataattatatgaagattttacaatataacaatatttcaatattagttattggtagagtattttattagatgtatagtcatataataataacgctaTTCTATCcatcaaattatttataattattagaacaaactataacattatattttattaatattcttatatttttcaaataactACTTATAgtatatttccaatttatgTATACTTCAAAACTAtgaagtttaaaaattaatagtaatTAATCTATTACtataccttatgataaataaatttaagcGTACAAAtcaacttctattaatacaagaaGATAATATTAACTGCAATTACAACTTCAAAAAATTTTAGgagcataataatattttatagacaatGTTATATTGTTGAACCTCGAGCAATATACCATAcgtctatattttatgattatctattatatattagtagTGCGTTTAATTAAcatgaaggtatattataatgtagacaattgttccaaatgaatcgaattataattatactctgacatataaaattattatactgttcggttattaaaatataatttaaattcaaataaatatgatacaaataataagttttaccaaataaaaaacatgtggtgttatacataatttgATATAACCATAgattaaacaaatttatataatagacaaatatgatatagcataatatgaattcacatataatcaatatctatattaatatatacaatatagacattttttttaattatattaaatcaGAATGAACacttattatactttatgaaaaaatgtaatgtgatccttttcatattaatggaagTACCCTTTGCGGTTGCATATTTGGACTTCTCATTATTAAACATACAGAatgaaacatatatttaattagtattcaaattataaaaaattaagtgcaatataatacttaaccctAAACATGGGttcacaacataaaaactatataacaattatgcaaaattattttcaaataaacagtttcctaaaatatataaataattattattattcctaAATTGTCactctcttcgaatcatatatcaATTAACCATTTTCTTCTTAATGATTTTAGCTTTCTTCTTAAAcgttttttaacttttttccgaaatccaaataacgaatactaatataaaatgttaagaagtaagtaatttttttgttaatgtttacatatatataatatttttttttaattccttattatttaccttataagaaactcccaataaaattgatgatgcaacaaatataattgcaatttttattagtgtattttttgttactgAGCTTCGTGGACAAGCTACAAGTGATGGGACATAACCACACTtaccattattatatttctctttaaatttatcataatcatttgataaactaGACCATAGTTGTGAATAGGAACTTCCTTTAGAAATATCCAAAgtatttttaactttttcacatttttcaaaaaattctcCAACATTTTCTAAACATGGCATGCATTGTTTATTGTTTGCATCAAGTTCTCTATACAttttacataatgatttaaatggatcataaaaattagatatatctttaatattcatattcatcgattttattttattttctataacaTCATTATTAATCTTATCACTATCAGTTATATGCTGACTATATTtactatttgtttttatatgtttagtataaaaatcgtATAATTTTGTGGTTccattttgtgttttttgatttagtttataacttaaccataaaatagcATATTCAGCAAGTTTATCACTctctattttttcattatgatCAATACCCTCAAACAATTTTAGTAATGCTAAGAAACCAGAACTAACTCTTTTTTCATCGGTATCACAGTTACCATCAGGGCAATAATAATCAAAACAACTAATAGAATTATATCCTCCCGAGTGTTTCGGATCATCAACATAATTATCAATCGCACCAATTATATCACactacgaatatattttacgaattaaacaaaaaaatgtattaacataaatgttattataattaaaattaatataattta
Protein-coding regions in this window:
- a CDS encoding PIR protein, whose protein sequence is MTLNVCKAFKKFEDFLPDNFSFENNNVEFKLYEYYCPIDKETKSGKCRTGNQAVSGATVFLFNYLFAEDQYIENDDKNNEYIMYIMLWLSNKMKLLTHGTYGAVSEFYVTFMKNNEHYKKYLSRINKSQKIMNIKIGEMRILYGLLNELCNAIINYSNDSSNCHNSSNCPDFLKFVNNWEKQYDQLIDRKKKFFEDEYYCELLLTLKSAYQKFKQDNRIQKICPEIKEVDINYCKKIRNETNTSWKVIDVKSIEKVEEKKDLDKGKDTLGYIDIIKNAFETYSSNFIITFTSIGNNLYKKALPPLTKFYGKTMNYMSEYFNNIVETYTSYNGKPKTQALRDGSSSSSNDLPSPQDPGIKVSGNGTTEIGDNPLIVYKKMGFSIIILLISIALAIMYKYLPFGWRKKSKKKKNMKKAINMFDTNETTEEVINPTDQKKQMKIIINLSSQNKQDKKLTNSSTPKKQDKKFINSNNRKKKVKIIINSSTQKKQTKHFINSIYREKYPLLNMYNLMKADPVPFIILFLLFIFYVYKRKDDSLE
- a CDS encoding PIR protein: MDRYMCQLLYTVRTSISDHLDTGGSHYFNSGKNFDKYCTNDSCNSNLGKINAGCLFLFDEFFKDSDNFKSNAKSNINIVEYIMIWLSYTLNKTINGEKSINEFYNKYINSDESYKKGIEGVTAYKNYKDLIDRNDYFLSMDKSIISKLYDALTSLCNMHVTDAGHVPNCDQCEKAANGFVKNYEGVISDSNITKNGLYRKILYILYTLSNDYDNLKKKNNNSSSLPSIKTKIYMPIYGFSSLIFLIENNFYILLLIFGIIIVFIGIYYKYSLSGFRNRFKKQYLRKKLKKMKKEWTIDI
- a CDS encoding PIR protein produces the protein MSYRVCDIIGAIDNYVDDPKHSGGYNSISCFDYYCPDGNCDTDEKRVSSGFLALLKLFEGIDHNEKIESDKLAEYAILWLSYKLNQKTQNGTTKLYDFYTKHIKTNSKYSQHITDSDKINNDVIENKIKSMNMNIKDISNFYDPFKSLCKMYRELDANNKQCMPCLENVGEFFEKCEKVKNTLDISKGSSYSQLWSSLSNDYDKFKEKYNNGKCGYVPSLVACPRSSVTKNTLIKIAIIFVASSILLGVSYKYSLFGFRKKVKKRLRRKLKSLRRKWLIDI